The following is a genomic window from Dama dama isolate Ldn47 chromosome 4, ASM3311817v1, whole genome shotgun sequence.
ATACAAATATCACTCAGATATTTGGAGTTTAGTACCAGAACCacaacaataaagcaaatattgcaacaACATAAATTGTTGATTTGGTTtcggtttcccagtgcatataaaagttgcATTTACCCTATACTGTAGTGTATTAGGTGTGCAATAGCTTTATGTCTTAAAAAACAAACCCGATGTACataacttaattaaaaaacagGTGGTTGCTAAAAAATGCTCACCATCACCTGACAGTCTGGGGTTGCTGcaaaccttcagtttgtaaaaaaacAGACAGTAATCATGAAGCCCAATAGAATAAAGTGTGCCTCTATATACACAGCCATACAATACAATACAACCTTCGTTCGTATGCACACAATTTCCCAGACCATAGGTTCACAATGTAAAGATACCATATATACGCATGAAACACACATgccatgtgtgtatatacacacaatgcatatacatgtgtaaacaatggaaacacagtCATGTAACACACACTCCAGAGATACACCTGCCTATGTGTACATGAGCACTCACACGTCCATGCACAGGTAGAGTCAATCCACAAGCACATATTCCCCACAATGTCTGCACACACAGCTGTGCTGCCAGCTTCGTGTACAACCCCAGGGCCTCCCTCCCCGCAGCTAACCGTTCCCTGCTCTCCCTCCCCAGACAGCCATGCTCAGCACGCAgacatttttcttcttccccacGGCCCCCTTCATCCTCTTTGTCTTCACGGCTTCCACcatatttcaccttcatcagagGCTAGAGAAGATGCAACCCACATGGGAGTTAGAGGCACTGCAGCCAGCAACTACGGAGACCCCCTCGCGCCCCCAGCCGGGGCCCCAGCTGAAGGGCATGTGGACCATCAACGCCATAGGGCGCCTGGGGAACCAGATGGGGGAGTACGCCACCCTGTACGCCCTGGCCAAGATGAACGGGCGCGCCGCCTTCATCCCGCCCCAGATGCACAGCACGCTGGCCCCCATCTTCCGAATCACCCTCCCGGTCCTGCACGACGCCACGGCCAGGAGCATCCCCTGGCGGAACTACCACCTGAACGACTGGATGGAGGAGCAGTACCGCCACATCCCCGGGGAGTACGTGCGCCTCACCGGCTACCCCTGCTCCTGGACCTTCTACCACCACCTCCGCGCCGAGATCCTCCAGGAGTTCACCCTGCACGCCCACGTGCGTGAGGAGGCCCAGAACTTCCTGCGGGGTCTGCGGGTCAATGGCAGCCGGCCGAGCACCTACGTGGGGGTCCACGTGCGCCGAGGGGACTACGTCCACGTTATGCCCAACGTGTGGAAGGGCGTGGTGGCCGACCGGCGATACCTAGAGCAGGCCCTGGACTGGTTCCGCGCTCGCTACAGCGCGCccgtctttgtggtctccagcAATGGCATGGCCTGGTGTCGGGAAAACATCAACGCCTCCCGCGGCGACGTGGTCTTTGCCGGCAATGGCAACGAGGGCTCTCCCGCCAAGGATTTTGCCTTGCTCACGCAATGTAACCACACCGTCATGACCATTGGGACGTTCGGGATCTGGGCCGCCTATCTCGCGGGTGGAGAGACCATCTACCTAGCCAATTATACCCTCCCAGACTCTCCCTTCCTCAAAGTCTTTAAGCCAGAGGCAGCCTTCCTGCCAGAGTGGATTGGATTCCCTGCCGACCTGTCCCCACTCCTCAAGCACTGATGTTGGCTGGTTCTCGGCACCCCATTCTCCTTTTCGGACTTCCCCAAGATCAGTTCCGGGGTATGAGGAGCACATTGTTACATGTTCCAGGGGGCTTCCCTCTTGTACCATAATGCTTCAGGGTGCGAGCAACAGAAGTcccaactaattttttaaaataacatattcaTGAGTCTCACACATCATGACCAATGACGGCAGGTTTCCAGGGTTAATTCAGCAACTCAACAAGTCATCAGCAACCCCAGTACCATCCATCTTGTTGAGCTGCCATAATCTCTTAAATCAGCTTCCATATGCTCATTTTGGTCCCAAGAGGGCTGCCACATACCCAGGTGTTACACAGATATCCTCTTTCCAAGGCAGTAAAAAGAAGTTTGTTCTTATCTTATGTCCCCTTTGAAGAGTGTGGGAAAACTTCCAAATCTCCCTGCAACTGGTCCCATGTCTCATTGGCCAGAAGGGTGTCAGATGCCCTCTGACCCCTTATAAGGCATGGTGAATTAGACCCTGGGTTGACTTAGCTTCAGATCAATAAATCATTGCCCCCTGCAGCTGTGGAATCAACGGGCCTCCTCTGAAGGACATTGTGGCTTGCAGTAAGAAAACTGGGGTGCTCTTAccaaggaaaaaggaaggaatgtCTGCAGGGTGTGAAATAGGGAAGCCTTGAATAATTGTGCAGGTTGGCCATTGCACAAAGGCATTTGGCCAAGGAGGCAGGTGGGGCTTGCATAGGGCCCATGGTCTGCTCGCCAAGCCATGTGTCCCTGGGCCTGTGTCCACCCAGCAGGCTCACTTTTTTCTAGAAATTAGTCTCCTCAGAGTGGGGACCTTTCATCCAATTTTCACAAGAGAGCTGTATTGGCTAGTAGTTGGAATCCAAGCCCACATGCCCCACCTCTGCAACCCTGGCTTCTAGCGCTTACCATGGCTATTGCTAAGAACTCCTAGACCAGTGTGGCTCAATGAACTTGATGAGAGTCCATTCATCCTTTTAGTAAATGCCTGTCATGATGAACCCAACAGGATCCCTGCTCTCAAGGGCTGTGTTGACAAAACATGATGGCTTAAAGTGATAGCAGTTAATTCTTTCCCACTGGTCAGTGGGTCAGCTGGGTGAGTCTCTGCTGCATGCAATGCTGCCTGAGGTCTCTTAAGAAGCTGCATTTCTGTGGTGCTCATTCAGAGTATCCTGCAGGACAGGATAGCTCAGACTCCCTCACAACATGGCTTTCAAGTTTGCTGACACATTTGCTTTGGGAGTCCTCAGGTATCCTCATCATGTAGAAAGTAGAGCTATCTGAAGTTGCCAGGCTGTGAGGAAGTCCAGAGACAATGGGTGGTcccacagagatgctctgattgGCAGTCATAGCTGAGCCAAGCTTCATCCCAGCCCAGGCATCAGAAATGTGAGTTTAGAAGCCTCCAGTTATTCCAGTCAACCTCACATTTCCAGTAAGCCAGCTCAGTCTCCTGACAACATGTTGCAGAGTCAGGCCATATCTGAATTCCTGATTCACAGTTCTATGAGTGTAATGATACT
Proteins encoded in this region:
- the FUT2 gene encoding galactoside alpha-(1,2)-fucosyltransferase 2 isoform X1, with translation MLSTQTFFFFPTAPFILFVFTASTIFHLHQRLEKMQPTWELEALQPATTETPSRPQPGPQLKGMWTINAIGRLGNQMGEYATLYALAKMNGRAAFIPPQMHSTLAPIFRITLPVLHDATARSIPWRNYHLNDWMEEQYRHIPGEYVRLTGYPCSWTFYHHLRAEILQEFTLHAHVREEAQNFLRGLRVNGSRPSTYVGVHVRRGDYVHVMPNVWKGVVADRRYLEQALDWFRARYSAPVFVVSSNGMAWCRENINASRGDVVFAGNGNEGSPAKDFALLTQCNHTVMTIGTFGIWAAYLAGGETIYLANYTLPDSPFLKVFKPEAAFLPEWIGFPADLSPLLKH
- the FUT2 gene encoding galactoside alpha-(1,2)-fucosyltransferase 2 isoform X2; translated protein: MQPTWELEALQPATTETPSRPQPGPQLKGMWTINAIGRLGNQMGEYATLYALAKMNGRAAFIPPQMHSTLAPIFRITLPVLHDATARSIPWRNYHLNDWMEEQYRHIPGEYVRLTGYPCSWTFYHHLRAEILQEFTLHAHVREEAQNFLRGLRVNGSRPSTYVGVHVRRGDYVHVMPNVWKGVVADRRYLEQALDWFRARYSAPVFVVSSNGMAWCRENINASRGDVVFAGNGNEGSPAKDFALLTQCNHTVMTIGTFGIWAAYLAGGETIYLANYTLPDSPFLKVFKPEAAFLPEWIGFPADLSPLLKH